From a single Miscanthus floridulus cultivar M001 chromosome 8, ASM1932011v1, whole genome shotgun sequence genomic region:
- the LOC136470194 gene encoding uncharacterized protein: protein MVVPNYIYLKLKMSGPNGVITIKSTYKHAYDCDVECIEYTEALVEAKTLITNLNQLDGEAPNSKHRTGVFEPVEAIKLVPIDPAYPDDRALRISATLDIK from the coding sequence atggtagtccccaactatatctacctcaagctcaagatgtcgggtccCAACGGTGTCATCACGATTAAGTCCACGTacaaacatgcatacgactgcgacgtcgaatgcatcgagtacactgaggctctcgtggaggccaagaccctcatcacCAACCTCAACCAACTCGATGGTGAGGCACCTAACTCCAAGCATCGTACAGGGGTGTTCGAGCCtgtggaggccatcaagctcgtcccgatCGACCCCGCCTACCCCGACGACCGAGCTCTGAGGATTAGCGcgaccctcgacatcaaatag
- the LOC136474033 gene encoding protein GIGAS CELL1-like, with the protein MQEVRTASRPALADISGGGFFIRRVESPGAVLVKGAVKPLARQALSPSSNKENVPPVGALRGAPKRSPLPDWYPRTPLRDITSIVKAIERRSRLQNAAAQQQILWTEDSSQSVDPITPAQAEQGVPTTEGGQAVASPATSLEDGKLKTSSSPSDCSLQATPSKPNDPALTDLMEKKLSNSIEQIEKMVRRNLKKTPKAAQPSKRTIQRRILMSMR; encoded by the exons ATGCAAGAAGTGAGGACTGCCAGCAGGCCGGCTCTCGCCGACATCTCTGGTGGTGGGTTCTTTATCAGGAGAGTAGAATCGCCAGGAGCTGTGCTAGTGAAAGGTGCTGTCAAGCCGCTGGCTCGACAGGCCCTGTCACCGTCAAGCAACAAGGAGAATGTGCCACCAGTGGGAGCTCTGAGGGGTGCACCAAAGAGGAGCCCCTTGCCTGACTGGTACCCGAGGACCCCACTCCGTGACATCACATCAATCGTCAAG GCAATTGAGAGGAGAAGTCGTCTGCAGAATGCTGCAGCTCAGCAGCAGATCCTGTGGACAGAAGATTCTTCCCAATCTGTGGATCCAATAACTCCAGCACAGGCAGAGCAGGGTGTGCCAACAACTGAGGGAGGTCAAGCTGTTGCAAGCCCTGCAACTTCTTTGGAGGATGGCAAGCTGAAGACATCTTCCTCTCCATCTGACTGCTCCTTGCAGGCCACTCCGTCCAAACCAAATGATCCAGCTCTCACAGATCTCATGGAGAAGAAGCTGTCCAACTCGATAGAGCAGATCGAAAAGATGGTAAGGCGAAACCTGAAGAAAACTCCGAAGGCCGCTCAGCCTTCCAAGAGGACGATCCAGAGGCGCATCCTGATGTCCATGCGATGA